In the Moraxella osloensis genome, one interval contains:
- a CDS encoding F0F1 ATP synthase subunit epsilon: protein MATLQCNVVSAKETIYSGEISMLIATGVEGEVGILPGHIPFITLLKPGTMQIKTSNGNDEMVYVSGGVLEVQPHLVTVLADTAVRANDLDEAKILEARRHAEQTLQNQKADIDTSAALAALAESLAQLQTLQKFKNRA, encoded by the coding sequence GTGGCAACTTTACAATGTAATGTCGTCAGTGCGAAAGAAACTATCTACTCTGGTGAGATTAGCATGTTAATTGCTACTGGTGTAGAAGGTGAAGTCGGTATTTTGCCAGGACATATTCCTTTTATTACGCTATTAAAACCAGGTACTATGCAGATCAAAACCAGCAATGGTAATGATGAAATGGTGTATGTGTCAGGTGGTGTTTTAGAAGTACAACCGCATTTAGTGACGGTATTGGCAGATACGGCAGTACGTGCAAATGACTTAGATGAAGCCAAGATTTTGGAAGCACGTCGTCATGCAGAACAAACCTTGCAAAATCAAAAAGCCGATATCGATACTTCTGCGGCTTTGGCAGCATTGGCAGAATCTTTGGCACAATTGCAAACCTTACAAAAATTCAAAAACCGTGCCTAA
- a CDS encoding response regulator codes for MSEEELIPRVLIVEDDERLATLTQDYLRKNGLDVAIETDGNRAIRRIVAEQPDMVVLDVMLPGSDGLTVCREVRPHFHNPILMLTARTEDMDQVLGLEMGADDYVAKPVQPRVLLARIRALLRRSDTAPTDEVPQRLEFGDLVIDNGGRSVTLNDELVDFTSAEYDLLWLLASNAGRILSREDIFERLRGIEYDGQDRSIDVRISRIRPKIGDDPENPKRIKTVRSKGYLFVKEN; via the coding sequence ATGTCAGAAGAAGAGTTGATACCCCGCGTATTGATTGTAGAGGATGATGAGCGTCTTGCCACCTTGACCCAAGATTATTTGCGTAAAAATGGTTTAGATGTGGCAATTGAAACTGACGGTAACCGTGCGATTCGTCGTATTGTGGCTGAGCAGCCTGATATGGTGGTGCTTGATGTGATGCTGCCAGGTAGTGACGGTCTCACGGTATGCCGTGAAGTACGTCCTCATTTTCATAACCCTATCTTAATGCTAACCGCACGTACCGAAGATATGGACCAAGTACTAGGTCTAGAAATGGGTGCGGATGACTATGTGGCAAAACCGGTTCAACCGCGTGTGTTATTAGCGCGTATTCGTGCGCTATTGCGCCGCTCTGATACAGCGCCAACCGATGAAGTGCCGCAGCGTCTTGAGTTTGGCGATTTAGTTATTGATAACGGCGGTCGTTCGGTTACTTTGAACGATGAGCTTGTTGACTTTACCAGTGCGGAATATGATTTGTTGTGGTTGTTGGCATCAAATGCGGGTCGTATCTTATCGCGTGAAGATATTTTTGAACGTCTGCGTGGTATCGAGTATGATGGTCAAGACCGCTCGATTGATGTACGTATTTCTCGTATCCGTCCAAAAATTGGTGATGATCCAGAAAACCCAAAACGTATCAAAACGGTTCGCAGTAAAGGCTATCTATTCGTCAAAGAAAACTAA